One window from the genome of Solea solea chromosome 2, fSolSol10.1, whole genome shotgun sequence encodes:
- the naxd gene encoding ATP-dependent (S)-NAD(P)H-hydrate dehydratase isoform X3 yields the protein MPQQIQMFAFSFITLALSVIATMMCLNEKVLERFYSLGATSHRGMEDDFISQVKRTVPSLTSKKHKGQDGRIGIIGGCQDYTGAPYFAAISALKVGADLSHVFCTKDAATVIKSYSPELIVHPVLDSPNAVEEIEKWLPRLHGLVVGPGLGREDLLLKTAKEVIEKSKTRDIPIVIDADGLWLVTQQPSVIQGYQKGILTPNYMEFTRLYEALYHEPMDSSDHQRSVMQLSVAMGNLTLVLKGEQDLITDGSKVISCSVEGSGRRCGGQGDLLSGSMGVLAHWAYSASAAGAVKSVNPSMVAAFGACSLTRQCNRQAFQKHGRSTTTTDMIQEIGSAFKKLFES from the exons ATGCCGCAGCAGATTCAGATGTTCGCCTTTTCCTTTATCACACTCGCACTGTCGGTTATCGCCACAATGATGTGTTTAAACGAGAAAG TTTTGGAGCGCTTCTACAGCTTGGGGGCCACATCGCACCGAGGCATGGAGGATGATTTCATCTCACAAGTAAAGAGAACAGTCCCTTCACTGACGTCCAAAAAGCACAAGGGACAAGATGGACGCATTGGGATCATTGGAGGATGCCAGGA CTATACTGGAGCTCCATACTTCGCTGCCATTTCTGCATTGAAAGTG GGCGCCGACTTGTCTCATGTATTCTGCACCAAAGATGCTGCAACTGTGATCAAATCATACAGCCCTGAGCTCATTGTCCATCCTGTTCT GGACAGTCCTAATGCAGTTGAAGAGATTGAAAAGTGGCTACCAAGACTCCACGGCCTTGTGGTGGGACCAGGTCTAGGGAGAGAAGACTTATTACTCAAAACAGCTAAG gaGGTGATAGAGAAGTCTAAAACAAGAGATATCCCTATAGTCATCGATGCT GATGGTTTATGGCTAGTTACACAGCAACCGTCTGTTATTCAAGGGTACCAGAAAGGTATCCTCACACCGAACTACATGGAGTTCACACGACTGTACGAGGCACTG TACCATGAACCCATGGACAGCAGTGATCATCAACGCAGTGTCATGCAGCTCAGTGTAGCCATGGGCAACCTGACTCTGGTGCTAAAAGGAGAACAGGATCTCATAACGGATGGCAGTAAAG TGATCTCATGCAGTGTTGAGGGCAGTGGGAGAAGATGTGGTGGACAGGGTGACCTCTTGTCTGGATCTATGGGTGTGCTGGCACACTGGGCCTATTCTGCCTCTGCAGCTGGAGCAGTCaaaag TGTGAATCCATCTATGGTTGCAGCATTCGGGGCCTGTTCACTCACCAGGCAGTGTAACAGACAAGCATTCCAGAAACACGGCAGGTCGACCACCACCACTGACATGATTCAGGAGATTGGCTCTGCCTTTAAAAAGCTTTTTGAAAGCTGA
- the naxd gene encoding ATP-dependent (S)-NAD(P)H-hydrate dehydratase isoform X1 produces the protein MQANPTRGFLWSDVETRTLLNIWGEQDIQTALDGNFRNSFVYRDVARRLGAMGFERTPEQCRVRIKSLKRQYLLAKEGNLRNNGQYHKICKFYDIMEGILSNRPVLDPQEFIDGGAGGEEAVDGLEEDGEDAHDAYSESTGECPYPAETEVKLEYPTIPIPVPVKVTVGNSSTSVRPHNSSQSGSSLPARPPKRPRKRRANFPMEKLMEQFLEQSTQAEDSFYRMEEQRLQAEDRRRAAEHTRELQMLQMLGQMFSSISSTRPSSAATPSKTTPAAHAPSRSSVSPSCTRGQSSHVKRSSPGTDCLNQQNQLFDSVPQGLVLERFYSLGATSHRGMEDDFISQVKRTVPSLTSKKHKGQDGRIGIIGGCQDYTGAPYFAAISALKVGADLSHVFCTKDAATVIKSYSPELIVHPVLDSPNAVEEIEKWLPRLHGLVVGPGLGREDLLLKTAKEVIEKSKTRDIPIVIDADGLWLVTQQPSVIQGYQKGILTPNYMEFTRLYEALYHEPMDSSDHQRSVMQLSVAMGNLTLVLKGEQDLITDGSKVISCSVEGSGRRCGGQGDLLSGSMGVLAHWAYSASAAGAVKSVNPSMVAAFGACSLTRQCNRQAFQKHGRSTTTTDMIQEIGSAFKKLFES, from the exons ATGCAAGCGAACCCGACGCGGGGCTTCCTGTGGTCGGACGTTGAGACGAGAACCTTGTTGAACATCTGGGGGGAGCAGGACATCCAGACGGCGCTGGATGGAAACTTCCGCAACAGCTTCGTATACCGCGACGTTGCTCGGAGGCTTGGAGCGATGGGGTTTGAGAGGACGCCGGAACAATGCAGGGTGCGGATCAAAAGCCTAAAGAGACAGTACCTGCTGGCAAAGGAGGGTAATTTACGGAATAACGGCCAGTATCACAAGATCTGCAAGTTTTACGACATCATGGAGGGGATACTGAGCAACCGGCCCGTGCTTGACCCCCAGGAGTTCATAGACGGCGGGGCGGGAGGAGAGGAGGCCGTGGACGGCCtggaggaggatggagaagaTGCTCACGATGCGTACTCCGAGAGCACAGGGGAGTGTCCTTATCCTGCAGAGACTGAAGTGAAGCTAGAATACCCAACCATACCCATCCCTGTGCCTGTTAAAGTGACAGTCGGAAACAGCA GCACTTCGGTACGACCACACAACAGCAGCCAGTCGGGCTCGAGTTTGCCAGCTAGGCCTCCTAAACGACCCAGAAAGAGGCGTGCTAACTTCCCTATGGAGAAGCTAATGGAGCAGTTTCTGGAACAAAGCACCCAGGCTGAAGACAGTTTTTACCGAATGGAGGAGCAGCGCTTGCAGGCGGAAGACCGCCGCAGAGCTGCTGAACACACCAGGGAGCTGCAAATGCTTCAGATGCTTGGCCAGATGTTCTCCAGCATTTCCTCCACCAGACCCAGCTCTGCTGCCACTCCCTCAAAGACCACTCCTGCTGCCCATGCACCTTCTCGCTCCAGTGTCTCCCCGTCATGCACACGTGGCCAGTCCAGTCATGTCAAACGCTCTTCGCCCGGGACAGACTGTTTGAACCAACAGAATCAACTGTTTGACTCAGTTCCCCAAGGATTAG TTTTGGAGCGCTTCTACAGCTTGGGGGCCACATCGCACCGAGGCATGGAGGATGATTTCATCTCACAAGTAAAGAGAACAGTCCCTTCACTGACGTCCAAAAAGCACAAGGGACAAGATGGACGCATTGGGATCATTGGAGGATGCCAGGA CTATACTGGAGCTCCATACTTCGCTGCCATTTCTGCATTGAAAGTG GGCGCCGACTTGTCTCATGTATTCTGCACCAAAGATGCTGCAACTGTGATCAAATCATACAGCCCTGAGCTCATTGTCCATCCTGTTCT GGACAGTCCTAATGCAGTTGAAGAGATTGAAAAGTGGCTACCAAGACTCCACGGCCTTGTGGTGGGACCAGGTCTAGGGAGAGAAGACTTATTACTCAAAACAGCTAAG gaGGTGATAGAGAAGTCTAAAACAAGAGATATCCCTATAGTCATCGATGCT GATGGTTTATGGCTAGTTACACAGCAACCGTCTGTTATTCAAGGGTACCAGAAAGGTATCCTCACACCGAACTACATGGAGTTCACACGACTGTACGAGGCACTG TACCATGAACCCATGGACAGCAGTGATCATCAACGCAGTGTCATGCAGCTCAGTGTAGCCATGGGCAACCTGACTCTGGTGCTAAAAGGAGAACAGGATCTCATAACGGATGGCAGTAAAG TGATCTCATGCAGTGTTGAGGGCAGTGGGAGAAGATGTGGTGGACAGGGTGACCTCTTGTCTGGATCTATGGGTGTGCTGGCACACTGGGCCTATTCTGCCTCTGCAGCTGGAGCAGTCaaaag TGTGAATCCATCTATGGTTGCAGCATTCGGGGCCTGTTCACTCACCAGGCAGTGTAACAGACAAGCATTCCAGAAACACGGCAGGTCGACCACCACCACTGACATGATTCAGGAGATTGGCTCTGCCTTTAAAAAGCTTTTTGAAAGCTGA
- the rab20 gene encoding ras-related protein Rab-20 — protein MPEASKMKKPDVKLVLLGDMNVGKTSLLHRYTDRKFKDTVSTVGGAFFLKQWGPYNISIWDTAGREQFHGLGSMYCRGASAVILTYDVTNWQSLAELEERFLSLTDTASHDCIYAIVGNKVDLTDPKAQLSQDSGGVSEDQTEHEEERTEPQVLSSCPTPPASPASLSGITVHKQVAHEDAMALYGRILRYKGLDEKSSLPAERMCFETSAKTGYNVDALFEALFDLVLPSILRKRNENQQCPTIDLEEGRGASSKRARFCC, from the exons ATGCCCGAGGCGTCGAAGATGAAGAAGCCCGACGTCAAGTTGGTCCTGCTGGGGGACATGAACGTGGGAAAGACGTCGCTGCTCCACAGGTACACGGATAGGAAGTTCAAAGACACCGTCAGCACCGTCGGAGGGGCGTTCTTCCTCAAGCAGTGGGGACCTTACAACATCTCAATATGGGACACAGCCG GTCGTGAACAGTTTCACGGGTTGGGCTCCATGTACTGTCGAGGTGCATCCGCTGTCATCCTCACGTACGATGTTACTAACTGGCAAAGCTTAGCTGAGCTGGAGGAGCGCTTCCTGTCGCTGACTGACACTGCTAGCCATGACTGCATTTACGCCATAGTGGGCAACAAGGTTGACCTCACTGACCCTAAAGCCCAGCTGTCCCAGGACTCGGGTGGAGTTTCTGAGGATCAAACCGAGCACGAGGAGGAAAGGACAGAACCACAGGTACTGTCTTCATGTCCGACACCTCCAGCCTCCCCTGCATCCCTCTCTGGGATCACCGTACACAAACAGGTTGCCCATGAGGATGCAATGGCACTTTATGGGAGAATACTACGATATAAGGGCCTGGACGAAAAGAGCAGCCTGCCTGCAGAGAGGATGTGCTTTGAGACGAGTGCCAAGACGGGCTACAATGTGGATGCTTTGTTTGAGGCATTGTTTGATTTGGTGCTACCTTCCATTCTGAGGAAGAGAAATGAGAACCAACAGTGTCCTACGATTGATCTGGAGGAGGGCAGGGGAGCCAGCAGCAAGAGGGCCAGATTCTGCTGCTAG
- the naxd gene encoding ATP-dependent (S)-NAD(P)H-hydrate dehydratase isoform X2, which produces MPQQIQMFAFSFITLALSVIATMMCLNEKGTSVRPHNSSQSGSSLPARPPKRPRKRRANFPMEKLMEQFLEQSTQAEDSFYRMEEQRLQAEDRRRAAEHTRELQMLQMLGQMFSSISSTRPSSAATPSKTTPAAHAPSRSSVSPSCTRGQSSHVKRSSPGTDCLNQQNQLFDSVPQGLVLERFYSLGATSHRGMEDDFISQVKRTVPSLTSKKHKGQDGRIGIIGGCQDYTGAPYFAAISALKVGADLSHVFCTKDAATVIKSYSPELIVHPVLDSPNAVEEIEKWLPRLHGLVVGPGLGREDLLLKTAKEVIEKSKTRDIPIVIDADGLWLVTQQPSVIQGYQKGILTPNYMEFTRLYEALYHEPMDSSDHQRSVMQLSVAMGNLTLVLKGEQDLITDGSKVISCSVEGSGRRCGGQGDLLSGSMGVLAHWAYSASAAGAVKSVNPSMVAAFGACSLTRQCNRQAFQKHGRSTTTTDMIQEIGSAFKKLFES; this is translated from the exons ATGCCGCAGCAGATTCAGATGTTCGCCTTTTCCTTTATCACACTCGCACTGTCGGTTATCGCCACAATGATGTGTTTAAACGAGAAAG GCACTTCGGTACGACCACACAACAGCAGCCAGTCGGGCTCGAGTTTGCCAGCTAGGCCTCCTAAACGACCCAGAAAGAGGCGTGCTAACTTCCCTATGGAGAAGCTAATGGAGCAGTTTCTGGAACAAAGCACCCAGGCTGAAGACAGTTTTTACCGAATGGAGGAGCAGCGCTTGCAGGCGGAAGACCGCCGCAGAGCTGCTGAACACACCAGGGAGCTGCAAATGCTTCAGATGCTTGGCCAGATGTTCTCCAGCATTTCCTCCACCAGACCCAGCTCTGCTGCCACTCCCTCAAAGACCACTCCTGCTGCCCATGCACCTTCTCGCTCCAGTGTCTCCCCGTCATGCACACGTGGCCAGTCCAGTCATGTCAAACGCTCTTCGCCCGGGACAGACTGTTTGAACCAACAGAATCAACTGTTTGACTCAGTTCCCCAAGGATTAG TTTTGGAGCGCTTCTACAGCTTGGGGGCCACATCGCACCGAGGCATGGAGGATGATTTCATCTCACAAGTAAAGAGAACAGTCCCTTCACTGACGTCCAAAAAGCACAAGGGACAAGATGGACGCATTGGGATCATTGGAGGATGCCAGGA CTATACTGGAGCTCCATACTTCGCTGCCATTTCTGCATTGAAAGTG GGCGCCGACTTGTCTCATGTATTCTGCACCAAAGATGCTGCAACTGTGATCAAATCATACAGCCCTGAGCTCATTGTCCATCCTGTTCT GGACAGTCCTAATGCAGTTGAAGAGATTGAAAAGTGGCTACCAAGACTCCACGGCCTTGTGGTGGGACCAGGTCTAGGGAGAGAAGACTTATTACTCAAAACAGCTAAG gaGGTGATAGAGAAGTCTAAAACAAGAGATATCCCTATAGTCATCGATGCT GATGGTTTATGGCTAGTTACACAGCAACCGTCTGTTATTCAAGGGTACCAGAAAGGTATCCTCACACCGAACTACATGGAGTTCACACGACTGTACGAGGCACTG TACCATGAACCCATGGACAGCAGTGATCATCAACGCAGTGTCATGCAGCTCAGTGTAGCCATGGGCAACCTGACTCTGGTGCTAAAAGGAGAACAGGATCTCATAACGGATGGCAGTAAAG TGATCTCATGCAGTGTTGAGGGCAGTGGGAGAAGATGTGGTGGACAGGGTGACCTCTTGTCTGGATCTATGGGTGTGCTGGCACACTGGGCCTATTCTGCCTCTGCAGCTGGAGCAGTCaaaag TGTGAATCCATCTATGGTTGCAGCATTCGGGGCCTGTTCACTCACCAGGCAGTGTAACAGACAAGCATTCCAGAAACACGGCAGGTCGACCACCACCACTGACATGATTCAGGAGATTGGCTCTGCCTTTAAAAAGCTTTTTGAAAGCTGA
- the naxd gene encoding ATP-dependent (S)-NAD(P)H-hydrate dehydratase isoform X4 codes for MLRTVCSQLSAPKRTVTLVLERFYSLGATSHRGMEDDFISQVKRTVPSLTSKKHKGQDGRIGIIGGCQDYTGAPYFAAISALKVGADLSHVFCTKDAATVIKSYSPELIVHPVLDSPNAVEEIEKWLPRLHGLVVGPGLGREDLLLKTAKEVIEKSKTRDIPIVIDADGLWLVTQQPSVIQGYQKGILTPNYMEFTRLYEALYHEPMDSSDHQRSVMQLSVAMGNLTLVLKGEQDLITDGSKVISCSVEGSGRRCGGQGDLLSGSMGVLAHWAYSASAAGAVKSVNPSMVAAFGACSLTRQCNRQAFQKHGRSTTTTDMIQEIGSAFKKLFES; via the exons ATGTTGAGGACCGTGTGTTCCCAGTTATCAGCGCCGAAACGCACTGTCACATTGG TTTTGGAGCGCTTCTACAGCTTGGGGGCCACATCGCACCGAGGCATGGAGGATGATTTCATCTCACAAGTAAAGAGAACAGTCCCTTCACTGACGTCCAAAAAGCACAAGGGACAAGATGGACGCATTGGGATCATTGGAGGATGCCAGGA CTATACTGGAGCTCCATACTTCGCTGCCATTTCTGCATTGAAAGTG GGCGCCGACTTGTCTCATGTATTCTGCACCAAAGATGCTGCAACTGTGATCAAATCATACAGCCCTGAGCTCATTGTCCATCCTGTTCT GGACAGTCCTAATGCAGTTGAAGAGATTGAAAAGTGGCTACCAAGACTCCACGGCCTTGTGGTGGGACCAGGTCTAGGGAGAGAAGACTTATTACTCAAAACAGCTAAG gaGGTGATAGAGAAGTCTAAAACAAGAGATATCCCTATAGTCATCGATGCT GATGGTTTATGGCTAGTTACACAGCAACCGTCTGTTATTCAAGGGTACCAGAAAGGTATCCTCACACCGAACTACATGGAGTTCACACGACTGTACGAGGCACTG TACCATGAACCCATGGACAGCAGTGATCATCAACGCAGTGTCATGCAGCTCAGTGTAGCCATGGGCAACCTGACTCTGGTGCTAAAAGGAGAACAGGATCTCATAACGGATGGCAGTAAAG TGATCTCATGCAGTGTTGAGGGCAGTGGGAGAAGATGTGGTGGACAGGGTGACCTCTTGTCTGGATCTATGGGTGTGCTGGCACACTGGGCCTATTCTGCCTCTGCAGCTGGAGCAGTCaaaag TGTGAATCCATCTATGGTTGCAGCATTCGGGGCCTGTTCACTCACCAGGCAGTGTAACAGACAAGCATTCCAGAAACACGGCAGGTCGACCACCACCACTGACATGATTCAGGAGATTGGCTCTGCCTTTAAAAAGCTTTTTGAAAGCTGA